One window from the genome of Nicotiana sylvestris chromosome 9, ASM39365v2, whole genome shotgun sequence encodes:
- the LOC104228726 gene encoding methylesterase 10-like isoform X1 produces the protein MEKIVKKHFVLVHGFCLGAWCWYKLVNLLQKIDHKVTALDLGASGINMKQLKEIVSITDYVQPLMDFMVSLPHDEKVILVGHSYGGLCISLAMEAFPQKISAAVFITAYMPNHKDPPALLIQEFFRRTSMESLIDCHFTFDQGVKNPPTSAIFGSQYMQANLYNHCQTEDLELAKMLIRPGKFFTEDMSKEGLLTQEKYGSVRRVYVLCHDDPVMEEEFQMYNIQKSPPHEVKYIAKAGHMVMISQPLKLSLCLQEIADNYH, from the exons ATGGAGAAAATTGTGAAGAAGCATTTCGTTCTAGTTCATGGATTTTGCCTTGGCGCTTGGTGCTGGTACAAACTTGTCAACCTTTTGCAAAAAATTGATCACAAAGTTACTGCTTTAGACCTTGGTGCTTCTGGGATTAATATGAAACAACTCAAAGAAATTGTTTCAATAACTGATTACGTTCAGCCATTGATGGATTTTATGGTTTCTTTGCCTCATGATGAAAAGGTTATTTTGGTGGGACATAGTTATGGTGGCCTTTGCATTTCTCTTGCTATGGAAGCTTTCCCTCAGAAAATCTCAGCAGCAGTTTTCATCACTGCTTATATGCCCAATCATAAAGATCCACCTGCACTTCTTATTCAAGAG TTCTTTAGGAGGACTTCAATGGAGTCACTCATAGATTGTCATTTCACATTCGACCAAGGAGTGAAAAATCCACCAACATCAGCTATTTTTGGCTCACAATACATGCAAGCTAATCTTTACAATCATTGCCAAACAGag GACTTGGAATTGGCAAAAATGCTGATAAGACCAGGTAAGTTTTTCACAGAAGATATGTCAAAGGAAGGGCTGCTGACACAAGAGAAATATGGGTCGGTGAGAAGAGTTTACGTGTTGTGCCATGATGATCCAGTCATGGAAGAAGAATTCCAAATGTATAATATTCAGAAGAGCCCTCCTCATGAAGTCAAATATATTGCCAAAGCTGGCCATATGGTCATGATATCCCAACCTCTGAAGCTTTCTCTCTGTCTGCAGGAAATTGCTGACAATTATCAttga
- the LOC104228726 gene encoding methylesterase 10-like isoform X2: MEKIVKKHFVLVHGFCLGAWCWYKLVNLLQKIDHKVTALDLGASGINMKQLKEIVSITDYVQPLMDFMVSLPHDEKVILVGHSYGGLCISLAMEAFPQKISAAVFITAYMPNHKDPPALLIQEDLELAKMLIRPGKFFTEDMSKEGLLTQEKYGSVRRVYVLCHDDPVMEEEFQMYNIQKSPPHEVKYIAKAGHMVMISQPLKLSLCLQEIADNYH, from the exons ATGGAGAAAATTGTGAAGAAGCATTTCGTTCTAGTTCATGGATTTTGCCTTGGCGCTTGGTGCTGGTACAAACTTGTCAACCTTTTGCAAAAAATTGATCACAAAGTTACTGCTTTAGACCTTGGTGCTTCTGGGATTAATATGAAACAACTCAAAGAAATTGTTTCAATAACTGATTACGTTCAGCCATTGATGGATTTTATGGTTTCTTTGCCTCATGATGAAAAGGTTATTTTGGTGGGACATAGTTATGGTGGCCTTTGCATTTCTCTTGCTATGGAAGCTTTCCCTCAGAAAATCTCAGCAGCAGTTTTCATCACTGCTTATATGCCCAATCATAAAGATCCACCTGCACTTCTTATTCAAGAG GACTTGGAATTGGCAAAAATGCTGATAAGACCAGGTAAGTTTTTCACAGAAGATATGTCAAAGGAAGGGCTGCTGACACAAGAGAAATATGGGTCGGTGAGAAGAGTTTACGTGTTGTGCCATGATGATCCAGTCATGGAAGAAGAATTCCAAATGTATAATATTCAGAAGAGCCCTCCTCATGAAGTCAAATATATTGCCAAAGCTGGCCATATGGTCATGATATCCCAACCTCTGAAGCTTTCTCTCTGTCTGCAGGAAATTGCTGACAATTATCAttga